CGCTGAAAAACCAGCGCACGGGAATGCGCAGCAGGCCGGCATAGAGGGTACAGCCGACAGCCACGCCGGCCAGCAGCCCCAATGCGCCGCCCATCAGCGTGGCAAACGCCCCGTGACCATCCGCTGTGGTGATGCCATAGAGAAACAGCGCCGTTTCAGATCCCTCGCGCAGGACGGCGACAGCGATAATGATAAATAGCGTTGAGCATTCGCTGCTGCCGTCGCGAATTCCCTGTCCGACGTTGCGCGCCTGGGCGGCAAGCTCCTTGCCATGGACAGTCATCCAGATGCTGTGCCAGGCTAGCATCAGCACGGCAAGGACGAGGATGGCGGCGTTGAACAGCTCCTGTCCAAACCCGCTTGCCAGGCTGGCAATGGTGTCGGCGGCGCCTGCCACCACGATGGAACCGGCCAGCCCGGCAGCCAATCCCGCCCAGAGCCAGCGGTTGCGATTGGGGATACCGTTGGTGGCGGCAGCGAGGATGCCGATGATCAGGGCAGCCTCAAGGACTTCACGGAA
The DNA window shown above is from Gammaproteobacteria bacterium and carries:
- a CDS encoding FTR1 family protein; this encodes MFAASLIVFREVLEAALIIGILAAATNGIPNRNRWLWAGLAAGLAGSIVVAGAADTIASLASGFGQELFNAAILVLAVLMLAWHSIWMTVHGKELAAQARNVGQGIRDGSSECSTLFIIIAVAVLREGSETALFLYGITTADGHGAFATLMGGALGLLAGVAVGCTLYAGLLRIPVRWFFSATGALVLLLAAGMASQSARLLIQADLLPSLGSPLWDTSAVLPAESALGVLLHGLVGYDARPAGMQIVFYAVALAAITAGMQWAKRLSSNKSLQPGAVS